The DNA sequence ACAATACACCATAGATGGCAAGAATACCAAGACCTTTCAAGAACAGTTGGCCAACACCACTGTCGATGAATTGGCGAATGCGCTGACCACCGACGAACAACGGTATGCCTTTTGGGTCAATATCTATAACGCCTACATTCTTGTTGTTTTGTCTGAAAATCCTGAATTCTATGAAGACAAGGGTGCCTTTTTCGGCAATGAGCAATTGAACATCGCCGGTGAAATGGTTTCTTTTGAGAAAATCGAACACGGCATCCTTCGAAAATCACAGTGGTCAAATGGTCTGGGCTACGTTCGTAAATGGTTCCCTGATCGGCTCGAGCGAAAATTACGGGTTGAAAAGCGTGATTATCGCATCCATTTTGCCTTGAACTGTGGGGCAAAAGATTGTCCACCGGTAGCCATTTATAACCCAGATAGAATCAAAGAACAGTTTGAAGTGGGCACAAGAACTTATTTAGCGCGCACGTCGAGTTATGATAAAAAGACGAGTACTGTAAAAGTGACATCACTCTTCAGTTGGTTTCGAGGCGATTTTGGTGGCAAGAGCGGCATCAAAAACATATTGAAAGACCATGGTATCATACCCGATACAAAGGGTGTGGATATAGAATTCAAAAACTACGATTGGACCTTGGACCTAGACAACTTCGTTGTCTTTTAACATTACCGTTACGCTTTGGTCAATTCAAATGAAAACTGACCATATCTCACATAATTTCATTTTCTTTGGAGTTGCAAACCCATGTCACCATGAATCCATCAGCTTCAGGTTGGATTAAAAAGTTCGGCCATTTGGTTCAAGACGCATCCGTTGGTTTCGACAATTATGATGCACTGTACCAACAACTTAGAGACAATGGGTTTGTCTATGGCATACATCTTTATTACCCTGCTTTTGTAAAACCAGAACATGCCCTTTCAGAAGACGAAGTCGCCAAAGTAAATTTGCTGACCGCATTGTATTTTGTGCATAAGTTTCAAAAGGGTGGCTATGATTTTGATGGGTTTGTAAACATAGTCTTCAATTACTACCAAGAGCTTGATGTAGGAAAGATTTCGTTTCTGAACAAAATCTTGACCGGATCAAAGACCGATTCACAGTT is a window from the Muricauda sp. SCSIO 65647 genome containing:
- a CDS encoding DUF547 domain-containing protein produces the protein MKTKLIVILFMTALSCCKVKKVDFQGVRTATTDFNRLSEDFLQYTIDGKNTKTFQEQLANTTVDELANALTTDEQRYAFWVNIYNAYILVVLSENPEFYEDKGAFFGNEQLNIAGEMVSFEKIEHGILRKSQWSNGLGYVRKWFPDRLERKLRVEKRDYRIHFALNCGAKDCPPVAIYNPDRIKEQFEVGTRTYLARTSSYDKKTSTVKVTSLFSWFRGDFGGKSGIKNILKDHGIIPDTKGVDIEFKNYDWTLDLDNFVVF